One window of Psychrobacillus sp. FSL H8-0483 genomic DNA carries:
- a CDS encoding type VII secretion EssA family protein, with protein sequence MKVKLPLLFSILFLILVGNGFVVFAEEPKKVEDLDPVIYEKLEFKKNTDYLHDKKKTEMKNTIPKKQVDIYFDGRKKLPNRGDTSYLFQTAERGEKSTVTAKSSELKLFSEKDITLADESVSKIEEKSSSNSVRTIIFLGVIGIGILTLFVIFLPRLVSTSESTEPAK encoded by the coding sequence ATGAAAGTTAAATTGCCTCTTTTGTTTTCAATATTGTTTTTAATACTAGTTGGAAATGGTTTTGTTGTTTTTGCGGAAGAACCAAAAAAGGTAGAAGACTTAGATCCTGTTATTTATGAAAAACTAGAATTTAAGAAAAATACAGATTATCTACATGATAAGAAAAAAACCGAAATGAAGAATACAATTCCTAAGAAGCAAGTTGATATATATTTTGATGGGAGAAAGAAGCTTCCTAACAGAGGAGACACTTCGTATTTGTTTCAAACGGCTGAACGTGGGGAGAAAAGTACAGTAACAGCAAAATCCTCTGAGCTAAAATTATTTTCTGAAAAAGATATTACTTTAGCAGATGAATCAGTATCCAAAATAGAAGAGAAATCATCTAGTAATAGCGTGAGGACAATCATATTTTTAGGGGTAATAGGGATTGGTATTCTTACTTTGTTTGTCATTTTCTTACCGAGGTTAGTAAGTACCTCAGAATCTACTGAACCAGCCAAATGA
- a CDS encoding LXG domain-containing protein has product MKILDVQPFHDGLARNINMLTRLEGEINAIQTAVQGLVAMEENLKGEGGNAIRSFYNDCHSPFLHFFLTFKSLYNTTLTTMNSALEALEPDANGYIRQAYLEGEVEEGLTEISQVTTNLTDESNNIMDSVSDIVALPHLDDSGVQEGVTSARTSRDNTVTDLNEFDLTQTNALILIEAAILNMEVWLTDIEYLMEEGLTDVNFPAEDWNYVQDATPIGQFYLQHQIDMLAADPRVEQNNVEVSAPAYTEKNLWEGIMITVGLDINDWESKPINAAANFVGFAAAGNATYKDVKLASKGFGITRTTRTTKQNVTKTVIKITRPELIGVKKKTYSGANATNYEKIYKRVDPATNVKSTFRFSANKLGYIGVFATAGGDIIHGVQNNESASQIAGNVTGDVAVAGASMAASAWLGAKVGASAGALGGPVGVVAGAAVGLVAGVIVTAALSEFKIMDVNNDGRDDSIGDAIKIGTKGLIDSVSSWFK; this is encoded by the coding sequence ATGAAAATACTAGACGTACAACCATTCCATGATGGTCTAGCGCGTAATATTAATATGCTCACTCGCCTAGAAGGGGAAATAAATGCCATTCAAACTGCAGTCCAAGGCTTAGTAGCTATGGAGGAAAATCTTAAAGGCGAGGGTGGGAATGCAATAAGATCGTTCTACAATGATTGCCATTCACCGTTTCTACATTTCTTCTTAACGTTTAAATCTTTATACAATACTACCCTTACTACGATGAATTCCGCACTCGAGGCTTTAGAGCCAGATGCCAATGGCTATATTCGACAAGCGTATCTGGAAGGGGAAGTAGAAGAGGGATTGACGGAAATTTCTCAAGTAACAACTAATTTGACGGATGAATCCAATAACATCATGGATTCTGTTTCCGATATAGTAGCGTTGCCACATTTAGATGACAGTGGTGTGCAGGAAGGTGTAACTAGTGCTAGAACTTCAAGGGATAACACCGTAACTGATCTAAATGAATTTGATTTGACTCAAACAAATGCACTAATTCTAATAGAAGCTGCCATTTTAAATATGGAAGTCTGGTTAACAGATATTGAATATTTAATGGAAGAAGGATTAACGGATGTTAACTTCCCGGCAGAGGATTGGAATTATGTGCAGGATGCAACGCCGATTGGTCAATTCTATTTGCAGCACCAAATAGACATGCTTGCTGCTGATCCACGAGTAGAGCAGAATAATGTAGAAGTATCAGCCCCAGCATATACAGAGAAGAATTTATGGGAAGGTATTATGATCACTGTTGGATTAGATATAAACGATTGGGAAAGTAAGCCAATTAACGCTGCTGCGAATTTTGTAGGATTTGCTGCTGCGGGAAATGCAACATATAAAGATGTAAAATTGGCTTCCAAGGGCTTCGGCATTACTAGAACTACAAGAACAACGAAACAGAATGTTACAAAAACAGTTATTAAGATTACTAGACCAGAATTGATTGGTGTAAAAAAGAAAACTTATTCTGGAGCTAACGCTACAAACTATGAAAAGATTTACAAAAGAGTAGACCCAGCGACAAACGTAAAATCTACCTTTCGCTTCTCTGCAAATAAACTTGGATATATTGGCGTATTTGCTACAGCGGGTGGAGATATTATACATGGTGTACAAAATAATGAGTCAGCCAGTCAAATAGCTGGTAACGTTACTGGTGATGTTGCAGTTGCTGGTGCTTCTATGGCGGCTTCGGCTTGGCTAGGTGCGAAAGTAGGGGCTTCAGCAGGTGCACTAGGAGGACCTGTAGGAGTAGTAGCAGGAGCAGCAGTAGGATTAGTGGCTGGAGTAATTGTAACTGCTGCGTTAAGTGAGTTTAAAATTATGGATGTCAATAATGATGGCCGTGATGATTCTATAGGTGATGCAATTAAGATAGGAACAAAAGGATTAATTGATTCTGTATCGTCTTGGTTTAAATAG
- the esaA gene encoding type VII secretion protein EsaA: MKSTKNTKLLKYGVGILFILAAPIIFFQLMGVNILDLNNANKRTIAIVNEDMGLTKDAEKVQMGVEVVSILADDSDYGWEVMGRGAAENGLKSNQYDAIVYIPSNFSENIMSYDEQNPKKAEFAYQVQRQKTGLRKEQVLHEIEVATDRVNDKISTLYWSYIAQEMNHIKKEFTSILGKETEFLSAMSAYYKPESETLAEQMQRQKDQMALLQTTIGSANNAHTSRIENADSFGLQMNDFITYVQQYKEFQNTQRQILQQVQDDSLAKIHAAAATQSEQFNKSVQMLEDSNNKLNEEIQKVNNIVETNKERFNTLSELRKKEVDRQLKDLIVVQGTAIDRYNNTILDNLEKGIETGKSSNAVLSAAFLGTEPNQLTSIKEQLEQKAAEKVSATLPGLEQERWKIDSILSALTSLKTKVAETDPASTFISEIDKLQAELGSIKAGLAERETTWVNAKQTGTADYSKASTEYAKLLENYSSIYREYDSVQQIVNTYPTDTARIGMEIIQKEEDLLANTHLSKNQRARLQKLFAKGVAKTDTSSLISYYATLEQFEFTLNEGGDSANKDAVLKDEILTALLKNVVDINELELEGWDSVSETIPETELGMSDLSTTFAAIMSGYKETAEQQHASLINELNSIDEQANVLLAQIQNPANMIPSGEPVATTSEGEVMAGQQNVTNQLVTLSGMIQSLSQKQSSLVDYAKDLTVKADNIKETSNEFSGKWDTNVAAMSEFDNDIQDFLANTYVDGQENGYAFNHFVNPLDVKGEAAVSDEMEKVPPVILFIILLISSLLIGYFSYQMKDGPIGLQLAMTALLSVLVGLIISFYSIYMYILNDHRALEWTIFTILLLLAGAAIIRVALEFGQSVGWLASVALMCLYIIPLLILAVPDINIPDVLSTVYMSIKYEPETSFIWGAVITAVIAIVMLATTYFMNKNKNNRSKASVADEAYES; this comes from the coding sequence ATGAAATCAACTAAAAATACCAAATTATTAAAATACGGTGTTGGAATTCTATTTATATTAGCTGCTCCCATTATTTTCTTCCAGCTGATGGGTGTTAATATTCTCGATTTGAATAACGCGAATAAACGTACGATTGCTATCGTAAATGAAGATATGGGTTTAACGAAGGATGCAGAAAAGGTACAAATGGGTGTAGAAGTAGTATCCATTTTAGCGGATGACTCGGATTACGGATGGGAAGTAATGGGGCGTGGAGCTGCGGAGAATGGACTAAAATCCAACCAGTACGACGCAATTGTATATATTCCCTCCAATTTCTCAGAAAATATAATGTCTTATGACGAACAAAACCCGAAAAAAGCAGAGTTTGCATATCAAGTACAGCGTCAGAAAACAGGATTACGTAAAGAACAGGTTTTACATGAAATAGAAGTAGCGACAGATCGAGTAAATGATAAAATTTCCACTTTGTACTGGAGCTATATAGCGCAGGAAATGAATCATATTAAAAAAGAGTTTACGAGTATTTTAGGAAAAGAAACAGAATTCCTTAGTGCCATGTCTGCCTATTATAAGCCAGAATCAGAAACCTTGGCTGAACAGATGCAAAGACAAAAGGACCAAATGGCATTATTGCAAACCACTATCGGATCTGCAAATAATGCACATACTAGCCGTATTGAAAATGCTGATTCGTTTGGATTACAAATGAACGACTTCATCACCTATGTACAGCAATATAAGGAGTTTCAGAATACACAAAGACAAATACTACAACAGGTGCAGGATGATAGTTTAGCCAAAATTCATGCAGCTGCAGCAACACAATCAGAGCAGTTCAATAAGTCTGTACAAATGCTGGAGGATAGTAATAACAAATTAAATGAAGAAATTCAAAAAGTAAATAATATTGTTGAGACAAATAAAGAAAGATTTAATACATTATCAGAACTACGAAAAAAAGAAGTAGATCGTCAACTAAAGGATTTAATAGTAGTACAAGGCACTGCAATCGACCGTTATAATAATACAATTTTAGATAACCTTGAAAAAGGTATTGAGACAGGAAAAAGTAGTAATGCAGTGCTTTCTGCAGCTTTTTTAGGAACAGAGCCAAATCAGCTTACTTCTATTAAAGAACAGCTGGAACAAAAAGCAGCGGAGAAAGTTTCTGCTACTTTACCTGGATTAGAACAAGAACGCTGGAAAATAGATAGTATATTATCAGCATTAACTTCCTTAAAAACAAAAGTAGCAGAAACGGATCCTGCATCTACTTTTATAAGTGAAATTGATAAGCTTCAAGCAGAACTTGGTTCGATTAAAGCCGGCTTAGCTGAAAGGGAAACAACATGGGTTAATGCAAAACAAACAGGAACTGCTGACTATTCAAAAGCTTCTACAGAGTATGCAAAACTATTAGAGAACTATAGCTCTATTTATAGAGAATATGATTCTGTCCAACAGATTGTTAATACTTATCCAACAGATACTGCACGTATAGGAATGGAAATAATACAAAAAGAAGAAGACTTGTTAGCTAATACTCACCTATCGAAAAATCAGCGAGCTAGATTACAAAAGCTCTTTGCAAAAGGTGTAGCTAAAACAGATACAAGTTCTTTGATATCCTACTATGCTACGTTAGAACAATTTGAATTTACTCTCAATGAGGGCGGAGATAGTGCCAATAAGGATGCTGTTTTAAAGGATGAAATTTTAACAGCTTTGCTGAAAAATGTAGTGGATATTAACGAATTGGAATTAGAGGGTTGGGATTCTGTATCAGAGACTATTCCAGAAACAGAACTAGGAATGTCCGACCTTAGTACAACGTTTGCAGCCATCATGTCTGGTTATAAAGAAACTGCGGAACAGCAGCATGCATCGTTAATCAATGAACTAAATTCCATTGATGAACAAGCAAATGTCTTGCTTGCACAAATTCAAAATCCAGCGAACATGATTCCGTCTGGTGAACCAGTGGCAACTACTTCTGAAGGGGAAGTAATGGCAGGTCAACAAAATGTGACTAATCAGCTTGTAACGTTAAGTGGAATGATTCAATCATTATCACAAAAACAAAGCAGTTTAGTAGATTATGCAAAAGACCTAACTGTGAAAGCAGACAATATAAAAGAGACATCCAATGAATTTAGTGGTAAATGGGATACGAATGTAGCTGCCATGTCTGAATTCGATAATGATATTCAAGACTTTCTTGCCAATACATATGTTGATGGTCAGGAAAACGGATATGCCTTTAATCACTTTGTGAACCCTCTTGATGTTAAAGGAGAAGCAGCAGTTTCTGATGAAATGGAGAAAGTTCCTCCTGTTATTTTATTTATCATTCTATTAATCAGTAGTTTGTTGATCGGATATTTCTCTTATCAGATGAAAGATGGCCCTATTGGGCTCCAATTAGCTATGACAGCTTTATTGTCCGTACTTGTTGGACTAATTATCAGTTTCTACAGTATCTATATGTATATTTTAAATGACCATCGTGCGCTAGAATGGACAATTTTTACTATTCTTTTATTGCTTGCAGGCGCAGCCATCATTCGTGTGGCTTTAGAATTCGGCCAATCAGTTGGGTGGCTTGCTAGCGTTGCGTTGATGTGCTTATATATCATTCCATTACTAATACTTGCAGTGCCCGATATTAATATTCCTGATGTTTTGTCTACCGTTTATATGTCTATTAAGTATGAACCGGAAACTAGCTTTATATGGGGAGCAGTAATCACAGCGGTTATAGCAATAGTGATGTTAGCGACCACTTATTTTATGAATAAAAACAAAAATAATAGATCAAAAGCATCTGTGGCAGATGAAGCGTATGAAAGTTAA
- a CDS encoding YwqI/YxiC family protein, whose protein sequence is MSTEVKIVYADVENQLGEMTSAVDLLNPKAEPPITGNTLDVVTKFNELSVKLDQLLVKYQTLSTKNIQTTSASVDFMEESDQKVSAAMQCTVNGSRMVAR, encoded by the coding sequence ATGTCTACGGAGGTTAAAATCGTATATGCTGATGTGGAAAATCAACTTGGAGAAATGACTAGTGCAGTTGACCTGCTAAACCCAAAAGCAGAGCCGCCTATTACGGGTAATACCCTAGATGTCGTTACAAAGTTCAATGAATTATCCGTAAAGCTGGACCAATTATTAGTAAAATATCAAACATTATCAACCAAAAATATTCAAACTACATCCGCTTCAGTAGACTTTATGGAAGAGTCCGATCAAAAAGTATCGGCAGCTATGCAGTGTACTGTAAATGGGTCAAGGATGGTGGCAAGATGA
- a CDS encoding DUF5082 family protein — translation MPGYYYALLAKKKEELQRLTTCQSSLQGKQSEFNTNEPKCLEPELTAATWQGTHADKFDDIREAGIQTSYVDISGNQFSNVFSAITTKISELNAEIASIEQTIANILAEQERQRQAKAN, via the coding sequence ATGCCTGGATATTATTATGCTTTATTAGCTAAAAAGAAGGAAGAACTGCAGAGATTAACTACATGCCAGTCTTCCTTGCAAGGGAAACAATCCGAATTTAATACGAATGAACCAAAGTGTTTAGAGCCTGAGTTAACTGCCGCTACCTGGCAGGGAACTCATGCAGATAAGTTTGACGATATTAGGGAAGCTGGTATTCAAACTAGCTATGTGGATATCTCAGGAAATCAATTTTCCAATGTATTTAGTGCAATCACAACTAAAATTAGTGAATTGAATGCGGAAATTGCATCTATTGAGCAAACAATTGCCAATATTTTAGCGGAGCAAGAACGTCAACGTCAAGCGAAAGCAAACTAA